The Blastocatellia bacterium genome has a segment encoding these proteins:
- a CDS encoding DUF1579 domain-containing protein produces MIRHLLVTSALLIIGGLTLTASGQQGRQDPATLIAAQREAMARLSVMDGVWRGPAWTILPSGEKHTITQTERIGPFLDGSVKVIEGRGYEQENKVTFNAFGTISYNPTTRVYTLHSYAQGYVGDFVLTPTTDGYIWEIPAGSMTIRYTAVIKEGGWREVGDRIMPGKEPVRFFEMNLKRVSDTNWPAAGAVSPK; encoded by the coding sequence ATGATAAGACATCTACTTGTAACGTCGGCACTCCTGATCATAGGAGGGTTAACATTAACGGCTTCAGGACAACAGGGGCGCCAGGACCCTGCCACACTCATCGCGGCCCAGCGAGAAGCAATGGCCCGGCTCTCAGTTATGGATGGAGTGTGGAGAGGGCCAGCTTGGACCATCCTGCCGTCGGGCGAGAAGCACACCATCACCCAAACCGAGCGGATAGGACCTTTCCTGGATGGGTCAGTCAAGGTCATCGAGGGGCGGGGCTATGAGCAGGAGAACAAGGTCACCTTCAATGCGTTCGGTACTATTTCATATAATCCCACGACACGTGTTTACACTTTACACTCGTATGCGCAAGGCTACGTCGGTGATTTTGTGCTCACACCAACGACCGATGGCTACATATGGGAAATTCCTGCCGGATCAATGACAATCCGCTACACAGCGGTAATCAAGGAAGGTGGATGGCGGGAGGTGGGCGACCGTATCATGCCCGGCAAAGAGCCCGTCCGATTCTTCGAGATGAATCTGAAGCGAGTGAGCGATACGAACTGGCCCGCTGCTGGAGCGGTCAGCCCTAAGTGA